The DNA region ACTGCGGTGAGCAGTTTGAACAGGCGATAGTACCGGATTTTGAGCTCAAGGATCTTTCAGCCATACAGGCCCGGAACCGCTACCCTTCGACCTGGGAGGGCTGCGTTGTCCGGATGTCCGATAAAATTGCCTATCTTGGACGGGATTTTGAGGATGCCGTCAAGCTGAGGATTCTTTCCAGGGATTCTCTTCCGAAAAAGGTGAGCAGCCTGCTTGGAGTCTCCAACGGGGAGATTATCGATTCCCTGGTAAACGACATAATCCAGTCATCCCTCAAGACCGGGACAATCGGTTTTACCAGGCCGGTATATGAGGCACTGCTGAGTTTCAAGGAATTCAACTACGAACGTATCTATCGACATGAACTTCTATCGGAATACCACAGTTATTTCCGGCGTATTCTCTTTGCCCTCCATACCTATCTGACGGATCTTTACGCCCGTTTCGGCAGCGAGTACAAACGTTATCCTGAAGAGGGGAATACCCTTGCCGCCCGCTACGGGGAGTATCTTTTAAAAATGGAGGAACTCTACAGCAGTGAGAAGGCCTCTCCCTCTTCCATGGCCATCGACTACATCGCGGGAATGACCGATGATTTTGCCCTGGATGCGGTATCGGAGATCATGGTCCCCAAACACTTCCAGTCGAAATTCGACACCCTTCTGTTTGAAAGGCGGGGAAGAATTTGACAAGCCCCGGCGGGAGTAGTATTTTATAAGCGCCTTGAGAATCAGCCGCATCCACAGACAGCTTTAAGAAACTTTTTCCGGGAGTTTCAGCGTGATGTACCAGGAGAAAATTGGGGAATACCTTCTGCGCACGGAGGAGATGTATCCTCGTCAGGTGGAAAACGTTCTTCTGCGGCAACAGTGCGGTGACAGGCGGCGTTTCGGCGAAATCGCGGTTGACCTGCGCTACATCGATCGAAAAACCCTCGAAACCTGTCTTTCCGCCTCTGATCTTCCCCTCTGGACGAAACGGAAAACCGATAAAAGCCTCAGATCCTCAGCTTCCGACAGAGGCATTTCATCTTTTAAAGAGTCCTGAAAGACAGCGGGACACCCCAAAAACTCTTTCCTGCCAATGCAGCAGTGCAGGCGGCTGCTGTATCGATGTGAACCCTTAATTGTTCCGCAGCTTCGTGGGTATCCCTGCCGATCGAAGCTTCTGTGCAACGGCTTCGAGGACCTCGGGGTTGTAGGGGTCTACATCGCTCCAGGCACTGTCCAGAGTTCGCTGGTTTCTGTATCCCGACAGAAGGTAAGAGTCCGCCCCCTGCACCTCGGGGATAATGTCGTCGAAATCCTTCTCATCCACGATGCCAGGGACCATGGTTGTCCGGAGCTGATGGGGTATCCCGCTCTGGATCAGGATTTTCAGGCTCCTCCGTATCTGTTCTACCAGTTCTTCCGCCTTCGCACCCGGAGACAGAACCCTGGGGTAGTTGGAGAAAGATGTCTTGATATCCATGGCGACAAAGTCAGGCCTGAGATTCTCCAGCACTTCGGGAAAACTTCCGTTGGTATCGATTTTTACCGGCAATCCGAGCTCCCGTATTGCCGTGAGAAGATTCCCGATATTCCGGTGCAGCAGAGGTTCCCCCCCGGTAATCACAACCCCCCCCAGCACGGGGCGCCGCTTTTCCAGAAACCTGAGGATCTCGTCAAAGGCGATAAAATCCTCCGGAACAGGTCCCTGGACGAGTTCAGGATTGTGACAGTAGGGACAGCGAAAATTACACCCCGGCGTAAAGAGGACTGCAGCCACCTTGCCGGGGTAATCAATTAGGGAGGTTTTGACCAGCCCCAGACGACGGATCAACCGGCCGCCCGTTCTTTATTGAAAGTCCTGAGAAGTTCCTGGAGATTTGCACTGCGCAGGACTTCGTTGCCCGCGGAATCCCGGAAGATTACCGTCGGGGTAGCACAGACCGCAAGTTCTCCCGCCAGTTCAAAACCTTCATCCATGTCCACATTGATCTCGCTTCCCGGAAAGCCGAGTTCCGCAAGATATGTCCTGACGGGTGGACAGTTCGGGCAGGTAGTGCGGAAGAAATACTGATAGGAGGCTATATTGTTAAGATCCAAGGCCTCTCCGGACTGCTTCTGATCCCCGTCGATACGGCGGCGGATTTCGTCTTTAGTTCCAGCAAGCTGCGCTTTTTCCGCGTACTCCCCGGGGAGCTCGAAGGTCCGTCGGTGGTTGTACTCCTCCCGTTTGCCCCGGTTCCAGTTTTTTACCGAGCGGTAGTATCCGACGATCCGGGTATAGACCTCTGTCTGACGGCCTCTGACGTCTTTGACTTCTCTGTTCAGTCTTTCTATCTCTCTGTCGATCTGTTCAATTGTCATTGTGCTGTCCGGTTTTTCCTTCATCTTTTACTCCTTTGCTGACTTTATGCGCTTTCCGAAACCATCTCGTTCTTCAGGGCTTCCAGGCGATGGATCTCCGTCTTCAGACGTGCGCGCTCCTCTTCCCGACAGCGGGGACACTCGAAGTGTTCTCCCGAAATGTAGCCGTGAACAGGACATACCGAGAAGGTAGGGGTCACGGTGAAGTAGGGAAGGTGGTAGTTTGTTGCGATACTCTTTACGAGGTTCCTGCAGGCTTCGGTGTCTTCTATCGCCTCACCCACGAGCCCGTGAAAAACGGTGCCCCCGGTGTAGCGGGTCTGCAGAGCGTCCTGATGATCCAGGGCCTCGAAGATATCCTCCGTATATTCCACCGGCAGCTGGGTGGAGTTGGTATAATATACCTCTTCCTCGCCGCCGGTAATGATGTCGGGATAGCGCTCCTTGTCGTGCTTCGCCAGACGGTAACTGGTGCTTTCGGCGGGTGTAGCCTCCAGGTTGAAGAGGTCCCCGGTGCGTTCCTGGTAGTCCGCAAGGCGGTCCCGCATGTAGTCCAGTACTTCAAGGGCAAACTGTTTTCCCTCCGGGAGGGTGATATCCGCTCCGAGAAAGTTGAGGAGGCATTCGTTCATGCCGCAGATGCCTATGGTGGAGAAGTGGTTGTTCAAATGTTTCAGATACCGCCTGGTGTAGGGGAACAGACCGTTCTCCATGAGCCGGTTAATAACCTTGCGTTTGATGGTGAGGGACTCGGCGGCCAGATCCATCATGCGGGCCAGGCGCCGGAAGAACTCCCCCCTGTTCTTTGAAAGGTACCCGATTCTGGGAAGGTTGATGGTTACAACCCCGATGGAACCGGTAAACTCATCGGAGCCGAATAGTCCTCCGCCCCGTTTTCTGAGTTCCCGCTTGTCGAGTTGGAGGCGGCAGCACATGGAACGTACGTCTCCGGGGTCCAGATCGGAGTTGATGAAGTTCTGAAAATAGGGTGTGCCGTATTTGGCTGTCATGTCGAAGAGCAGCTCCGCATTGGGGGATTCCCACTGAAATTCCCTGGTAATATTGTAGGTGGGAATGGGGTACTGGAATCCCCTGCCGTTGGCGTCCCCGGCAAGCATGAGTTCGATAAAAACTTTGTTTATAAGGTTCATCTCTTCCTGGCAGTCACCGTAGGTAAATTCAGCCTCGCTGCCCCCGACAATGGCGGGTTTATCCGCCAGGTCCGGCGGAACGGTCCAGTCCAGGGTTATATTGGTAAAGGGCGCCTGACTTCCCCAGCGGGAGGGGGTGTTGACACCGAAGATGAAACTCTGGATTGCCTGCTTGACGTCATCCTCGCTGAGGGTGTCGATCTTTACAAAGGGAGCCAGATAGGTGTCGAAACTCGAGAGGGCCTGGGCGCCGGCCCACTCGTTCTGCATGATTCCGAGAAAATTGACTATCTGCTGTATCAGGGTAGACAGGTGCTTTGCCGGAGTCGAGGTAATCTTGTCCGGAACGCCCCCAAGCCCCTCCTGGATCAGCTGACGAAGGGACCAGCCGGCGCAGTATCCGGAGAACATGGAAAGGTCGTGGATGTGAAAATCCGCCTTTCTGTGGGCGTCGGCGATCTCGTCGGGATAGATATTCTTGAGCCAGTAGTTGGCGGTGATGGTTCCGGAATTGTGCAGAATCAGACCGCC from Marispirochaeta aestuarii includes:
- a CDS encoding ribonucleoside triphosphate reductase, producing MPENSWKDFLKEHHTDTEGHPVRQIVKRDGAIEQYDRWRIASAISRAIQAARDRENMPLVEVLTARVEKRLLDFMSTRHPNSAPAVEEIQDIVENVLIESGESDIAKKYIIYRARHEVMRDTRKLMVDINSTMDGYLSQSDWRVNENANVNFSLGGLILHNSGTITANYWLKNIYPDEIADAHRKADFHIHDLSMFSGYCAGWSLRQLIQEGLGGVPDKITSTPAKHLSTLIQQIVNFLGIMQNEWAGAQALSSFDTYLAPFVKIDTLSEDDVKQAIQSFIFGVNTPSRWGSQAPFTNITLDWTVPPDLADKPAIVGGSEAEFTYGDCQEEMNLINKVFIELMLAGDANGRGFQYPIPTYNITREFQWESPNAELLFDMTAKYGTPYFQNFINSDLDPGDVRSMCCRLQLDKRELRKRGGGLFGSDEFTGSIGVVTINLPRIGYLSKNRGEFFRRLARMMDLAAESLTIKRKVINRLMENGLFPYTRRYLKHLNNHFSTIGICGMNECLLNFLGADITLPEGKQFALEVLDYMRDRLADYQERTGDLFNLEATPAESTSYRLAKHDKERYPDIITGGEEEVYYTNSTQLPVEYTEDIFEALDHQDALQTRYTGGTVFHGLVGEAIEDTEACRNLVKSIATNYHLPYFTVTPTFSVCPVHGYISGEHFECPRCREEERARLKTEIHRLEALKNEMVSESA
- the nrdD gene encoding anaerobic ribonucleoside-triphosphate reductase, which codes for MKEKPDSTMTIEQIDREIERLNREVKDVRGRQTEVYTRIVGYYRSVKNWNRGKREEYNHRRTFELPGEYAEKAQLAGTKDEIRRRIDGDQKQSGEALDLNNIASYQYFFRTTCPNCPPVRTYLAELGFPGSEINVDMDEGFELAGELAVCATPTVIFRDSAGNEVLRSANLQELLRTFNKERAAG
- a CDS encoding anaerobic ribonucleoside-triphosphate reductase activating protein produces the protein MIRRLGLVKTSLIDYPGKVAAVLFTPGCNFRCPYCHNPELVQGPVPEDFIAFDEILRFLEKRRPVLGGVVITGGEPLLHRNIGNLLTAIRELGLPVKIDTNGSFPEVLENLRPDFVAMDIKTSFSNYPRVLSPGAKAEELVEQIRRSLKILIQSGIPHQLRTTMVPGIVDEKDFDDIIPEVQGADSYLLSGYRNQRTLDSAWSDVDPYNPEVLEAVAQKLRSAGIPTKLRNN
- a CDS encoding deoxyguanosinetriphosphate triphosphohydrolase family protein codes for the protein MSSLFFSTPLSREELTLRVRPRDNDVRGAFFRDTTAIIHSNPFRRLKHKTQVFFTPQNDHICTRIEHVLHVASVAATICRSLNLDADLAWAIGLGHDLGHTPFGHVGEKIVEEIMGAPFAHELYSLRVVDKLINHGRGLNLTYAVRDGIVNHCGEQFEQAIVPDFELKDLSAIQARNRYPSTWEGCVVRMSDKIAYLGRDFEDAVKLRILSRDSLPKKVSSLLGVSNGEIIDSLVNDIIQSSLKTGTIGFTRPVYEALLSFKEFNYERIYRHELLSEYHSYFRRILFALHTYLTDLYARFGSEYKRYPEEGNTLAARYGEYLLKMEELYSSEKASPSSMAIDYIAGMTDDFALDAVSEIMVPKHFQSKFDTLLFERRGRI